In Castanea sativa cultivar Marrone di Chiusa Pesio chromosome 6, ASM4071231v1, a single window of DNA contains:
- the LOC142639818 gene encoding cysteine-rich receptor-like protein kinase 25, with product MQYFAVDVVHLILFSCLLYLCSTSVAQDYAYVNCNTANNYTSGSVYEQNLNLTLTFLVANSSINGFYITSVGQNLDAVYGLIQCIGDLSDKDCQTCAYTAATEIRRNCNNQKEASIGFNNCSLQYSDRRFFPTVNSAPIWRAVNVNDATDFFLSKTSPSKFAVGVIGYTAYVNIYAMAQCTRDLLDNRCLTCLQGLISYMHGCCDKKNNATTTRTTSENNVTTTGTCKTSNHAESVHEGGEKSSESLLMGLSTLKVATRNFCEEYKLGEGGFGPVYKVLGYLRCICYLFPFLSCRLNALPVYTRGKLLDGREIAVKRLSRSSGQGLEELKTEVVLVAKLLHRNLVRLLGFCLEDGEKLLVYEYLPNGSLDKILFGMNNFMFLVTRENPESDLVTKDAGASSQQFEPKPEPSKQSINEVTITDLDPR from the exons ATGCAATATTTTGCAGTGGATGTTGtccatttgattttattttcatgtCTTCTTTATTTATGTTCCACCAGTGTAGCTCAAGATTATGCGTATGTCAACTGTAATACTGCTAATAATTACACCTCTGGGAGTGTCTATGAGCAAAACCTAAACCTTACTCTTACATTTCTTGTTGCCAATTCTTCTATAAATGGATTCTATATCACTAGTGTGGGCCAGAACCTTGATGCAGTTTATGGCCTAATACAGTGCATAGGTGATCTCTCTGACAAGGATTGCCAAACTTGTGCATATACTGCAGCAACAGAGATCAGGAGAAACTGTAATAATCAGAAGGAAGCTTCCATAGGTTTTAATAATTGTTCATTACAGTACTCGGACAGGCGTTTTTTCCCAACTGTCAATAGTGCTCCAATATGGAGAGCAGTTAATGTGAATGATGCAACTGACTTCTTTTTAAGCAAAA CCAGTCCTTCAAAGTTTGCTGTTGGGGTCATAGGCTACACTGCTTATGTAAATATCTATGCTATGGCACAGTGCACCAGAGACTTGTTAGATAACCGCTGCTTGACTTGCCTACAAGGGCTTATCAGTTATATGCACGGATGCTGTGATAAAAAA AACAATGCAACTACTACTAGAACTACATCAGAGAACAATGTAACTACAACTGGAACTTGTAAGACAAGTAATCATGCTG AGAGTGTTCATGAAGGTGGAGAAAAGAGCAGTGAATCGCTTTTGATGGGTTTAAGTACACTTAAAGTTGCAACAAGAAATTTCTGTGAGGAATATAAACTTGGAGAAGGTGGTTTTGGTCCTGTTTACAAGGTACTTGGTTATCTACGATGCATATGCTATCTTTTCCCATTTCTATCTTGTAGATTGAATGCACTGCCTGTATACACCAGGGGTAAACTCTTAGATGGAAGAGAAATAGCTGTTAAAAGGCTATCAAGGAGCTCAGGGCAAGGTCTAGAAGAACTTAAAACGGAAGTAGTGTTGGTTGCCAAATTGTTGCATCGGAACCTGGTAAGGCTATTAGGCTTCTGCTTAGAAGATGGAGAAAAGCTACTTGTCTATGAATACCTACCTAATGGGAGCTTggacaaaattttgtttggtatGAATAATTTCATGTTTTTGGTCACTAGGGAAAATCCTGAATCAGATTTGGTAACAAAAGATGCTGGAGCATCATCTCAACAATTTGAACCCAAACCAGAACCATCCAAGCAATCTATTAATGAGGTTACAATTACTGATTTAGATCCTCGCTAG
- the LOC142638539 gene encoding uncharacterized protein LOC142638539: MISLLNMLFVQSPSKNQSSRFINLVIVSSSVCIIYLLVSLFLSCSSNLLHTYSSTSEHVHAPTSLEHIVFGIASNRNSWTKRKEYVRLWWKPRQMRGCVFLESPPPDHEHANNDTSVPPVCISEDTSRFRYTYRNGLRSAIRVARVVSETVALNHSDVRWFVFGDDDTVFFPDNLVKTLSKYDHGLWYYIGTHSEILEQNRFFGFGMAFGGAGFAISYPLAKILAKVFDSCIERYPHLYGSDSRVYACLAELGVALTHEPGFHQVDVRGDLFGLLAAHPVTPLVSLHHLDHLDPIFPNMTTTKALEHLFEAANVDSQRILQQSICYDRWFSWTISVSWGYAVQIFPNHIFLPDVLHVQQTFQPWKKGKPFAEAYTFNARQLHPDPCRRPIIFFFDGVSSNRDGIKSNYKKSFVNCSHDMASPRKLQEIRVSSHKLDLDIKQLQAPRRHCCDVLPSSVGDVMEVEIRECKEEELIYMHP; the protein is encoded by the exons ATGATCTCCTTACTAAACATGCTGTTTGTTCAATCACCCTCCAAAAACCAATCATCTCGTTTTATCAACCTCGTTATTGTCTCGTCTTCTGTCTGTATAATCTATCTTCTTGTGTCACTATTCCTCTCATGTTCTTCAAACTTGTTACATACATATTCTTCAACATCTGAACATGTTCATGCACCCACCTCTCTTGAGCATATTGTGTTTGGGATTGCCTCTAACCGGAATTCTTGGACTAAGAGGAAGGAGTATGTTAGGCTTTGGTGGAAACCTCGCCAAATGAGAGGCTGCGTGTTCCTTGAAAGCCCTCCACCTGATCATGAACATGCCAACAATGATACTTCTGTTCCACCGGTTTGCATCTCTGAAGACACTTCACGATTTCGGTACACTTACAGGAATGGCCTCAGGTCAGCGATTCGCGTGGCACGCGTTGTTTCCGAGACTGTGGCACTCAATCATTCTGATGTGCGTTGGTTTGTGTTTGGGGATGATGACACGGTTTTCTTTCCAGACAATTTGGTAAAGACTCTCTCAAAGTATGATCATGGCCTTTGGTACTACATTGGGACTCACTCTGAGATTCTCGAGCAGAACaggttttttggatttggaatggCTTTTGGAGGGGCAGGTTTTGCTATAAGTTACCCCCTGGCAAAAATTCTGGCAAAGGTTTTCGATTCTTGTATAGAACGGTATCCACATCTCTATGGAAGTGATTCAAGGGTCTACGCTTGCTTGGCAGAGCTTGGAGTTGCTTTGACACATGAGCCAGGTTTCCATCAG GTTGATGTGCGGGGCGATTTGTTTGGTCTATTAGCTGCACATCCAGTAACACCCTTGGTATCCCTGCATCACTTGGATCACCTAGACCCTATCTTCCCAAACATGACAACCACTAAAGCTCTAGAACATTTATTTGAAGCTGCGAATGTTGATTCCCAGAGGATCTTACAACAATCAATTTGCTATGATAGATGGTTTTCATGGACCATTTCTGTTTCATGGGGTTATGCTGTTCAAATATTCCCAAACCATATATTTTTGCCAGACGTTCTCCATGTGCAACAAACATTCCAGCCATGGAAAAAAGGAAAACCTTTTGCAGAGGCCTATACATTTAATGCAAGACAACTTCATCCTGACCCTTGTAGAAGAcctatcattttcttttttgatggtGTATCTTCCAATAGGGATGGAATCAAGAGCAATTACAAGAAATCTTTTGTAAATTGCTCACATGACATGGCTTCACCAAGGAAACTGCAAGAGATCAGAGTGTCCTCGCATAAGTTAGACCTTGATATTAAACAG TTGCAGGCTCCAAGAAGGCATTGTTGTGATGTGTTACCTTCTTCTGTTGGTGACGTGATGGAAGTTGAAATTAGAGAATGCAAAGAAGAGGAATTAATTTATATGCATCCATAA